Proteins encoded in a region of the Rhizophagus irregularis chromosome 24, complete sequence genome:
- a CDS encoding uncharacterized protein (SECRETED:cutsite_TLA-FD; SECRETED:prob_0.8939); SECRETED:SignalP(1-21), translated as MKFKLFYLFFILAIFAAITLAFDDHLVKRQGNDEKDVEAKALPAILLALARKFGASLVAKCRTNSCRGRCPDQLCKVPNLSCCNLACEIGIGARIPRVGGRC; from the coding sequence atgaaattcaaGCTTTTCtaccttttctttattttggcTATTTTTGCTGCTATTACTTTAGCATTTGACGATCATTTGGTAAAACGTCAAGGGAATGATGAAAAAGATGTTGAAGCCAAAGCTTTGCCTGCTATTCTTCTCGCTCTTGCTAGGAAATTTGGCGCCTCTCTTGTTGCAAAGTGTCGTACCAACTCTTGTCGTGGTAGATGTCCTGATCAACTTTGCAAAGTTCCTAATCTGTCTTGTTGTAACCTGGCATGTGAAATCGGAATTGGTGCTCGCATTCCTCGTGTCGGCGGTCGGTGTTAA